In Chiroxiphia lanceolata isolate bChiLan1 chromosome 9, bChiLan1.pri, whole genome shotgun sequence, one DNA window encodes the following:
- the LOC116791030 gene encoding Krueppel-like factor 13: protein MELRSPGSERPRRQRSLQMLPHLFSRRWCWQSRRDERTGSLPSVTPCHRSFPIAERKGEQPPKAPGQPPPPFPGPPPAGQWEPAEPRARPEPSCSQGAAEAAGPPRLSGGRGLERSPWDRDGPRGAGTPQPPGL from the exons ATGGAACTTCGCTCTCCAG GCAGCGAGCGGCCACGCAGACAGAGGAGCCTACAAATGCTCCCACATCTGTTCTCCCGCCGTTGGTGCTGGCAAAGCAGGCGGGACGAGAGGACAGGCAGCCTGCCCAGTGTCACGCCGTGCCACAGGAGCTTCCCCATCGCCGAGAGGAAAGGCGAGCAGCCTCCAAAAGCCCCGGGGCAGCCgccccctcctttccctgggcccccgcccgccgggcAATGGGAACCGGCTGAGCCCCGGGCTCGCCCCGAGCCGAGTTGCAGCCAAGGGGCTGCGGAGGCGGCCGGACCGCCCCGGCTCTCGGGGGGACGGGGACTGGAGCGGAGTCCGTGGGACAGGGACGGCCCGCGCGGGGCGGGgaccccgcagccccccggctTGTGA